In Serratia sp. FDAARGOS_506, a genomic segment contains:
- the cspE gene encoding transcription antiterminator/RNA stability regulator CspE, whose amino-acid sequence MSKIKGSVKWFNESKGFGFITPEDGSKDVFVHFSAIVSNGFKTLAEGQRVEFEITNGAKGPSAANVTAI is encoded by the coding sequence ATGTCTAAGATTAAAGGTAGCGTTAAGTGGTTTAATGAATCCAAAGGCTTCGGTTTCATTACTCCGGAAGATGGTAGCAAGGACGTTTTCGTTCACTTCTCTGCCATCGTTAGCAACGGTTTCAAAACGCTTGCTGAAGGCCAGCGTGTAGAATTTGAAATCACGAACGGTGCCAAAGGCCCATCTGCCGCTAACGTTACTGCTATCTAA
- a CDS encoding multidrug effflux MFS transporter, with protein sequence MTKHLARQRLVYAVVLGLLAALGPLCTDLYLPALPEMAGELNTSTAAAQLSLTAGLLGLGVGQLIFGPYSDKLGRMRPLLLSLILLLGASLWCALAPTIDQLLIARLLQGIAGAGGAVISRAIARDLYAGHELTRFFALLMLVNGLAPIVAPVLGGVMLQVMNWRGIFGVLAAIAVLLFSLSALKLRESLPAERRSQGGILAMLMSLGSLLTQRYFMSLCLTQGFVMAGMFAYIGASPFVLQQIYGLSPQMFSLCFAINGVGLIIAAQLASRLSSRWGERRVLKSGLTLAAVASLLLLLAAALHAPLVLLLVPLFFSVAVIGIVGPTASSLAMQSQGDKAGSASALIGVCMFALGACAVPLTGLGGTSSLSMALTIVGCYAVAILLFSLLGRRSKA encoded by the coding sequence ATGACCAAACACTTAGCCAGACAACGTCTGGTGTACGCCGTCGTGCTTGGCCTGTTGGCCGCGCTGGGGCCGCTGTGCACCGATCTCTACCTGCCCGCCCTGCCGGAGATGGCGGGCGAGCTGAATACTTCCACCGCTGCCGCGCAGCTCAGCCTGACCGCCGGGCTGCTTGGCCTGGGCGTCGGCCAGCTGATTTTCGGCCCTTACAGCGACAAACTGGGCCGTATGCGTCCGCTGTTGCTGTCACTGATCCTGTTGCTGGGTGCTTCCCTGTGGTGCGCGCTGGCACCCACCATCGACCAGCTGCTGATCGCCCGTCTGCTGCAGGGCATCGCCGGCGCCGGTGGGGCGGTGATTTCCCGCGCCATCGCCCGCGATCTGTATGCCGGCCATGAGCTGACCCGCTTCTTCGCCCTGCTGATGCTGGTCAACGGCTTGGCGCCGATCGTCGCGCCGGTGTTGGGCGGCGTCATGCTGCAGGTGATGAACTGGCGCGGCATCTTCGGTGTGCTGGCGGCTATCGCCGTGCTGCTGTTCAGCCTGTCAGCGCTTAAACTGCGCGAATCCCTGCCGGCCGAGCGCCGCAGCCAAGGCGGTATCCTGGCGATGCTGATGTCGCTGGGCAGTCTGTTGACCCAACGCTATTTCATGAGCTTGTGCCTGACGCAGGGCTTCGTGATGGCCGGCATGTTCGCCTATATCGGCGCCTCACCTTTCGTCTTGCAGCAAATCTACGGCCTCAGCCCTCAGATGTTCAGCCTGTGCTTCGCCATTAACGGCGTCGGGCTGATCATTGCGGCGCAGTTGGCCAGCCGCCTCAGTTCGCGTTGGGGGGAGCGCCGGGTGTTGAAGAGCGGGCTGACGTTGGCGGCCGTCGCGTCGCTGTTGCTGCTGTTGGCCGCCGCGCTGCATGCGCCGCTGGTGTTGCTGCTGGTGCCGCTGTTCTTCTCGGTGGCGGTGATCGGCATCGTCGGCCCAACCGCCTCTTCGCTGGCAATGCAAAGCCAGGGTGACAAAGCAGGCAGCGCTTCGGCCTTGATCGGCGTGTGCATGTTCGCGCTCGGCGCCTGCGCCGTGCCGCTCACCGGGCTGGGCGGCACTTCCAGCCTGTCGATGGCGCTGACCATCGTCGGCTGCTACGCCGTCGCCATCCTGCTGTTCAGCCTGTTAGGCCGCCGCAGCAAGGCATAA
- a CDS encoding TetR/AcrR family transcriptional regulator: MLSPNDSKQAKVQARRDQIVEAAKISFRRHGFHAASMAEIAQGSQLSVGQIYRYFANKDAIIEEIVNRIIASKMQRLENLGDHINLIAGTLAARTLFQQPGESETDHMLMLEVTAEATRNPVVAKMLSDAEARLFRHVCHNLQRLYPHFSAEEIAARVEFIAVMSEGTGYRILTTQKADASLLRDLYQQAISHLFRKL, translated from the coding sequence ATGCTCTCCCCCAACGACAGTAAACAAGCCAAGGTGCAGGCCCGCCGCGATCAGATCGTCGAAGCGGCGAAAATCAGCTTCCGCCGCCACGGTTTCCACGCCGCCAGTATGGCGGAAATCGCCCAGGGCTCGCAGCTCAGCGTCGGGCAAATCTATCGCTATTTCGCTAATAAAGACGCGATTATCGAGGAAATCGTCAACCGCATCATCGCCAGCAAGATGCAGCGGTTGGAAAACCTTGGCGATCACATTAACCTGATCGCCGGCACGCTGGCGGCGCGCACGCTGTTTCAGCAGCCGGGCGAGAGCGAAACCGATCATATGCTGATGCTGGAAGTGACCGCCGAGGCCACGCGCAACCCGGTGGTGGCCAAAATGCTCAGCGACGCGGAAGCGCGGCTGTTTCGCCACGTGTGCCACAATCTGCAGCGACTGTATCCCCATTTCAGCGCGGAAGAGATCGCCGCGCGGGTGGAGTTTATCGCCGTCATGAGCGAAGGCACCGGTTACCGTATCCTTACCACGCAAAAAGCCGATGCGTCCCTGCTGCGCGATCTGTATCAGCAGGCCATTTCTCACCTGTTCAGGAAACTCTAA
- the crcB gene encoding fluoride efflux transporter CrcB, translating into MLSSLLAVFIGGGVGSVLRWAVSMKMNPLNAHIPLGTLMVNLIGGFIIGLAMAIFTRMTHLDPTWKLLITTGFCGGLTTFSTFSLEVVYLMQDGRFGWALANMLLNLAGSLAMTLLAFMLVMWVNGR; encoded by the coding sequence ATGTTGAGCTCTTTACTGGCCGTATTTATCGGCGGCGGCGTCGGCAGCGTATTGCGCTGGGCGGTAAGCATGAAAATGAATCCGCTGAACGCCCACATTCCGCTCGGTACGCTGATGGTCAATCTGATCGGCGGTTTTATCATCGGCCTGGCGATGGCAATTTTCACCCGCATGACGCATCTGGATCCCACCTGGAAATTACTGATCACCACCGGGTTCTGCGGCGGCCTGACCACCTTCTCCACCTTTTCGCTGGAGGTAGTGTACCTGATGCAGGATGGCCGCTTCGGCTGGGCGCTGGCCAACATGCTGCTCAACCTGGCCGGCTCGCTGGCGATGACGCTGCTGGCTTTCATGCTGGTGATGTGGGTCAACGGGCGCTAA
- a CDS encoding GNAT family N-acetyltransferase gives MEIRTARLSDRQAIAELMTALDYPGTEAFLAQRMHQLLAHPDEALLVVVEGERVLGVLSLHFLPQLALAGDIGRISYFCVDDRARGAGVGRRLLAEGEALAHRRGCDRLEVHCHSRRERAHAFYQREGFVEAPKYFAKLLNQ, from the coding sequence ATGGAAATCAGAACGGCGCGCCTGAGCGATCGCCAGGCTATTGCCGAATTAATGACGGCGTTGGATTATCCCGGCACCGAGGCGTTTCTGGCGCAGCGGATGCACCAGCTGCTGGCGCATCCGGACGAGGCGCTGCTGGTGGTGGTGGAGGGCGAGCGGGTGCTGGGCGTGCTGTCGTTGCATTTTCTGCCGCAACTGGCGTTGGCCGGCGACATTGGCCGCATCAGCTATTTTTGCGTCGACGACCGAGCGCGCGGGGCGGGCGTAGGGCGGCGGCTGTTGGCGGAGGGCGAGGCGCTGGCGCACCGTCGCGGCTGCGATCGGCTGGAAGTTCATTGCCACAGCCGCCGCGAGCGGGCGCATGCGTTTTACCAGCGTGAAGGCTTTGTCGAAGCGCCGAAGTATTTTGCCAAGTTATTAAACCAGTAA